A region of Bacillus cabrialesii DNA encodes the following proteins:
- a CDS encoding YfcC family protein encodes MSMPAAETQPKKKRTTFKMPDAYVLLFMIAFICAIASYIVPAGEFDRVTKGDVTTAVPGSYHSIEQSPVSLISFFTSLQDGMVGSAPIIFLILFTGGTIAILEKTGAINGLIYNVISKFRTKQLLFICIVGALFSILGTTGIVVNSVIGFIPIGLIVARSLKWDAVAGAAVIYIGCYAGFNSTILSPSPLGLSQSIAELPLFSGIGLRVVIYICFLLSSIIYIYLYTRKLKKSKDASVLGTNWFPAAGMGEAGTEEDQSVPFTARHKLILAVAGLSLIGFLYGALKLGWSDSQMAATFIFISVLAGLIGGLAANDIAKTFITGCQSLVYGALIVGMARSISVILENGKLLDTVVNALASLLDGFSPIAGAIGMYIASALLHFLISSGSGEAVVFIPILAPLADLMGITRQVAVEAVMLGEGVVNCVNPTSGVLMAVLAASGIPYVKWLRFMVPLALIWFLIGLVFIVIGVMINWGPF; translated from the coding sequence ATGAGTATGCCAGCAGCCGAAACACAGCCTAAGAAAAAACGAACGACATTTAAAATGCCTGACGCCTATGTCCTCTTATTTATGATTGCTTTCATTTGCGCAATCGCTTCATATATTGTGCCGGCGGGTGAATTTGACCGCGTGACAAAGGGGGATGTCACGACTGCTGTTCCGGGAAGCTATCATTCAATTGAACAGTCTCCGGTCAGCCTGATCAGCTTTTTTACTTCTTTACAGGATGGAATGGTCGGATCAGCACCCATCATCTTTCTGATTTTATTCACAGGCGGCACCATTGCCATTTTAGAAAAAACAGGCGCCATCAACGGCTTGATTTACAATGTCATCAGCAAATTCCGCACAAAGCAATTATTATTTATTTGTATTGTCGGCGCATTGTTCTCCATTCTCGGAACAACCGGAATTGTCGTGAATTCAGTTATCGGTTTTATCCCCATCGGCCTCATTGTCGCACGATCCTTAAAATGGGACGCAGTCGCGGGCGCCGCTGTTATTTACATCGGCTGCTACGCTGGATTTAACTCCACCATCTTATCGCCGTCCCCGCTCGGTTTATCGCAATCAATCGCGGAGCTGCCGCTCTTTTCGGGAATCGGCTTGCGTGTTGTGATATACATATGCTTTTTGCTGTCTTCTATTATTTATATCTATCTGTATACGAGAAAATTAAAAAAATCAAAGGATGCCAGTGTGTTAGGAACAAATTGGTTCCCGGCGGCAGGAATGGGTGAAGCGGGTACAGAAGAAGATCAGTCAGTGCCGTTTACCGCTCGCCATAAGCTGATTTTGGCTGTGGCGGGACTGTCGCTGATTGGATTTTTATACGGCGCTTTAAAGCTGGGCTGGTCTGATTCCCAAATGGCTGCGACGTTTATTTTTATTTCTGTCCTTGCCGGTTTAATAGGCGGGCTTGCCGCAAACGATATTGCCAAAACCTTCATTACGGGATGTCAAAGCCTTGTATACGGGGCGCTGATTGTCGGGATGGCGCGAAGCATTTCCGTTATTCTTGAAAATGGCAAGCTTCTCGATACAGTCGTCAATGCTTTGGCTTCGCTTTTGGACGGATTCAGCCCGATTGCCGGCGCGATCGGCATGTATATCGCCAGTGCGCTCCTTCATTTTCTCATCTCTTCAGGGTCTGGAGAAGCCGTTGTATTTATTCCGATACTGGCGCCGCTCGCTGATTTGATGGGGATTACGAGACAGGTTGCGGTGGAAGCGGTTATGCTTGGAGAAGGAGTCGTCAACTGTGTGAACCCGACATCCGGCGTTCTCATGGCGGTGCTTGCCGCCAGCGGCATTCCGTACGTCAAGTGGCTGCGGTTTATGGTGCCGCTTGCTCTGATTTGGTTTTTGATCGGGCTTGTCTTTATTGTGATCGGCGTCATGATCAATTGGGGACCGTTTTAA
- a CDS encoding DUF6773 family protein, protein MNNLRNRLSGVNGKNKRAKEKEQKIWSEIGMIAGSFALLDVIIRGIMFEFPFKEWAASLVFLFLIILYYCIRAGASGMLMPRIDTEEELQKRVKQQRIDSIAVAFAVVVLTMYDRGIPHTFFAWLKMILLFIVCSGVLFLLRYVIVKLVYRRAVKEEAEKKSS, encoded by the coding sequence ATGAATAATCTGCGTAATAGACTTTCAGGCGTGAATGGGAAAAATAAGAGAGCAAAAGAAAAAGAACAAAAAATCTGGTCGGAGATTGGGATGATCGCGGGATCGTTTGCGCTCCTTGATGTGATCATCCGCGGCATTATGTTTGAATTTCCGTTTAAAGAATGGGCTGCAAGCCTTGTGTTTTTGTTCCTCATCATCTTATATTACTGCATCAGGGCAGGAGCGTCGGGAATGCTCATGCCGAGAATAGACACCGAAGAAGAACTGCAAAAACGGGTGAAACAGCAGCGAATAGATTCAATTGCGGTCGCCTTTGCGGTAGTGGTGCTTACGATGTACGACAGGGGGATTCCCCATACATTCTTCGCTTGGCTGAAAATGATCCTTCTTTTTATCGTCTGTAGCGGCGTTCTGTTTTTGCTTCGATATGTGATTGTGAAGCTGGTTTACAGAAGAGCGGTAAAAGAAGAAGCAGAGAAGAAATCATCTTAA